A single window of Selenomonas sputigena DNA harbors:
- the miaB gene encoding tRNA (N6-isopentenyl adenosine(37)-C2)-methylthiotransferase MiaB: MGNGILQKKRAFIGVYGCQMNFSDAERMEGQLATLGYERTEDMARADLILLNTCCVRETAEDKVYGKIGEIKHIKRANPALIFGITGCMAQKEGEALIRRAPHIDFVLGTNKVHELKATVRRLESARRGPVVDVLLGDAPLPENVPIERTGRLSAWVPIMYGCNNFCTYCIVPYVRGREHSRRPEDVVREVEEAAAQGFKEITLLGQNVNSYGKDHKIASFAELLLMVDAVKGVERVRYMTSHPKDLSDAVIDAVRQGRHICPHFHLPVQHGSDRILRAMNRVYRKDAYRSLVERIRAAVPDASLTTDLIVGFPGETEEDFGELLDFLREIRYDAAYTFLYSKRSGTPAATMEAQVEDSVKKERLHRLMEVQNEISLEKNAALKGTVQEVLAEGPSRTDEDVWTGRTGTNKIVLWRKKGQETEGDIVRVRITQPQTWVLKGELQ; the protein is encoded by the coding sequence ATGGGAAATGGTATCTTGCAGAAGAAGAGGGCATTTATCGGCGTCTATGGCTGCCAGATGAATTTTTCCGATGCGGAGCGGATGGAAGGCCAGTTGGCGACGCTCGGCTACGAGCGCACGGAGGATATGGCGCGCGCCGATCTCATTCTTCTGAATACATGCTGTGTGCGGGAGACGGCGGAGGACAAGGTCTACGGGAAGATCGGCGAGATCAAGCATATCAAGCGCGCGAATCCCGCGCTCATCTTTGGTATCACGGGCTGCATGGCGCAGAAGGAAGGCGAAGCCTTGATTCGCCGTGCACCGCACATCGACTTCGTGCTTGGAACGAACAAGGTGCATGAGCTGAAGGCGACGGTTCGCCGGCTTGAATCCGCAAGGCGCGGTCCTGTCGTCGATGTGCTGTTGGGCGATGCGCCGCTGCCCGAGAACGTGCCGATCGAGCGCACGGGACGGCTTTCCGCCTGGGTGCCCATCATGTACGGCTGCAACAATTTCTGCACCTATTGCATCGTTCCCTATGTGCGCGGCCGCGAGCACAGCCGCCGTCCGGAAGACGTCGTGCGCGAGGTGGAAGAGGCGGCAGCGCAGGGCTTCAAGGAAATCACGCTCCTGGGACAGAATGTCAACTCCTACGGCAAGGATCACAAGATTGCGAGCTTTGCGGAACTTCTGCTCATGGTCGATGCGGTCAAGGGCGTCGAGCGCGTGCGCTACATGACCTCGCATCCCAAGGATCTCAGCGATGCTGTCATAGACGCAGTACGTCAGGGCAGGCACATCTGTCCGCATTTCCATCTGCCCGTGCAGCATGGTTCTGACCGAATCTTGCGGGCGATGAACCGCGTCTATCGAAAGGACGCCTATCGTTCCCTCGTCGAGCGGATTCGTGCGGCTGTTCCGGACGCAAGTCTCACGACGGATCTCATCGTCGGCTTTCCGGGAGAGACAGAGGAGGATTTTGGGGAACTGCTCGACTTCCTGCGGGAAATCCGCTACGACGCTGCCTACACGTTCCTTTACTCGAAGCGCTCGGGCACCCCGGCTGCGACGATGGAGGCGCAGGTGGAAGATTCCGTCAAGAAGGAACGTCTGCACCGCCTCATGGAGGTGCAGAATGAAATCAGTTTGGAAAAGAATGCGGCGCTCAAAGGAACGGTGCAGGAGGTTCTGGCGGAAGGTCCGAGCCGTACCGATGAGGATGTGTGGACGGGCAGGACGGGGACGAACAAGATCGTCCTGTGGCGAAAAAAGGGTCAGGAAACCGAGGGCGACATCGTGCGCGTGCGCATCACGCAGCCGCAGACATGGGTGCTCAAGGGTGAATTGCAGTAG